The nucleotide sequence gtaggagaaggtttaaggtgagttaagtctggggcgttactggtaacgccccacataaagtgcctttactatcataaagtctacttaattacaggccgttgcggtgcagagtgcctcttgacctcctggtggtcgagtgcgtcttcgtggtcgagtccttcaggccagtcgagtgtgtcctcgttggtcgagtgaaccctcgttggtcgactggaaggcgacctcttctagggatgtcctagggtaagttacttgggacaggtccgtgaccctaccctaggtacataaccccatcactcgcctccttctgtagacgtcgtcgatgtaacttcctgatgtggcgctcatagtctgtgtcaacaggcttaggagctggtggttgagccatacgaatgaagtggtcaactacttccacaggcactttctcccttggcggcggtggcggtttcggtccaaaatgggcgtcgagttctgcctgcactatggcattggtttgctcctcggtcctgttgtaagccctcacaggaagaggagtagtgaggtttggaccatatttatatcgcttgcctccgcctgtacttcctgtactatgacctcgactcgtaccgctacgcaccatagctgcggggtgtctcttctgcgattgctgaggcggcggagacggctgacggggctgagttggacgaggaggagtggcctgaagctgtgccggacttgcagtggcctgagattgtgccggacttggaggaggagtggacgtctgatgctgtgccggacttgggggaggagtggcctgagactttgccggacttggaggaggaggagtggcctcacgcgttggtggacttggaggagcgggagtctgctgactcggtggcggacttcgaaagatgatgcaatcctttctccataggatgacacgatgtatggcctcttccaatgtgtgctcgtcgtcacctccaggcaCTACAATAGGACCACCCCTATAGCAACGGTTTTTTTCATATCTAAAAGTCCATATATGCGTTGTTAGTGTCTTTACCAACGGTTTGGGATGCGTAGCCTTATCTAGTGTTGCTAGCGCATAATGCAACGCTTATACTTTCGTTGGTAAAACGAGCCGTTGCAAGAGTACAACACATAAAACCAAATTTCACAACACTTATATATGTTGGTGCTTAATATACAGGAATCCAAATCTCATTGCTTGGTAACAAGAATTTGCGACtagtacatatataatgtgaatatCTATAATCCCAGCTATTAAATTAATGTTCCACATAATggtaataattatgtatatcaagtgaggaaaaaaaagGAATATACATAGGACGAAATCCGAAATCATATATTGGATAGAACTGCTGGATTACAATAGTAGATATTACATGAGCAACTTCATCCAATTGTGATACATAATCTAAATATTTTCTTGACATTAAAACCTAAACTGAAAGCATCCATCAACATCCCTACAACTTAACAAAAACTTAACTGAGGAACACGAACATCATCCAACAGGAACAACATCCCTACAACTTAGCTACAACTAAAAGCGTCTGTcgtcattatcatcatcatcatgaaccaGAACAGTAGAACACCATCATCATCATTGCAGTATTCTTGCCACGCAACCATATAATCAGCCATATATCTTTTGAATCTACAAAGAAAATAACAAAATGAATTGTTAACACAGAATGCATTGACATGATGCAAGTAGTGATATAGGCACGATATGTCACATACAAAGGTTGAGGGCAATGCAATCTTTGTTTTTCTGCATTACCGAGAATATTACACGTTTTACGACTCCGTACCAAATCTTCAGTTTTCACAAGTGCCATATCAACATGCACTGCCGAGAATTCATTTGTAATTTCAGCACCATCAAGTGTACATTTAGGATCACGATATCAAAAAAAAAATACATTTAAGATCACAACTTACAACTATAGCAAGAGCTACGATCCCTATTAGATAGAAGTGGAGACATGATACAATGGAAAATAAGGATAAAGCCATGTAATTGCACTGCTTAATTAATCAAACCTTTTTATTAACAAAATGAAGTTATAGAGATGCAAATGAAATTTCAGTTTATTTCAGGAATATAAATAGAAGCACGGCCACTCTACAATAATGATTGCAAGTTATCATCTTTCAAGAAGTACGGTGCAAATAAAAGGACTACAATAGGGGAAAGAACTAGACGTACAGTTACTAAGCTGAAGGACAAACATGGCGAAAACCTTTGTCTGATCTTTCGCTTCATAGCCTTGATGCTGACCTGCATACATGAGTAACTAAGAATCTATAAAAGAAGCTAAGAATTTATAAAAGAAGTCGCTCTGTTATCATTAAAAGTATACAATGAAAGAGAATGGGCTGACACAGAAACTATAATTAGAACATAATTATAAGCCAGCCTTAAGGAATGAATCCACACCCTACTGTATGGCGTATACAAATCTACTATTCTCATTAGAATCAGTTTGCTAATACTGAAATGTTAGAAAGATAATTTTCTACCAATTTCCATCAATTTCTTCAATTGATTTCTGGCATCTTACTTCATTTGTGTTTCATAAACGTTGCCAAAAGAAAATTCATAATAAGTTTTCTGTAGGAAGTTGTGTGTGTTTGGATCATATTAAAGTTATAATAATATCAAGACATGACACAATATTGTGTGGTATACAAAGAGCTAGaactgaaggggagccttggcgcagtggtaaagctgctgccttgtgaccatgaggtcatgggttcaagtcctggaaatagcctcttacagaaatgtagggaaaggctgcgtactatagacccaaagtggtcggacccttccctgtaccctgcgcaagcgggagctacatgcaccaggttgccctttttttataCAAAGAGCTAGAACTGCAAACCCATTCAAGAAATGATGACTCACTCCTTGCATAATTCTTAATACAATTTCATGGCCATAGTTGCATACAGTTTTTCCAAACCAATTCTAGCATAGAAGAAAAGGAACCCGGGGATATATTAAAGGTTTGCAAAAATCATGGAAACACATGATGACACATTGGCACAATAGTAAACTTGTGTAACACTTCAGGTTGCAAATATCTTCAGCTGGAATCATTAATGGTACCATAGCATCAATCTTGACTCTGCACAGTTTGAGAGCTACCTGCAGTAAAGAATAATTGACATCAAAAAAATTACAATTCTAAAAAAGGATAAAACATATTAGAATATGATTGAATCCTATTTACATGGCTTGTCCTTACATGCATGGTTGCTGTTTAAGAACATAAGATTCAAGATATGGATTTATGCATGTTTGGCATTAGTTCTGGACATGTcagaaaaactaccactttacgtttttgtgcgaaaaactaccactttttgtctaatctttgactaaaaactaccatgtcAGAAAAGCGCCCGATTCGCCTCTTCTAAACACCTTTCTGACAggatgggcccacctgtcagcatcaatcttcttcctcctctctctggcatttcctcaaacacctcACGTGCACTCCACCGCTTTGCCCCCACCGGCCGGCAAGCCCCGCTACCTgcagtttttggttaaatactcgttTAAGTCAGTGACTGGTGTTGTGCATGTGGCGATTGTCCGTATATGCAACCTTCCCTATGATACGACACGACACTGGCGGAGCCTCATGGAGGCCAAAAGGGGCTACAACACGGTGGCTGTGAGTGTGACCATTGGTATGAGAAACAAAGATGACCTGCAGTGCACCATAGCAAGCAGGAAACCTGCAATTGATGGCATATCCATGGCCAGAGATGGCCGGAGCAATACCGTGTAGCATGCTGCAAGACCTATTGGTGCTGCCATGGCGCCTCCTCCAGTATCGGCAATGAGTCCTGCATCGAGCCCTTGACCTCGTGTGCGCGGGCTGCAGGGTCATCGCGGTCACGACCTCGTGCCGCACCAATTGTCTCTGCTCCTTCGGCGGCGAGGTCAACACATTGAGAATGTCCCTCAGGCCGCGACGTGGTGACCGTCGTGCTCGACATTGCTGCAGGCCGGTTGGCTGTGCCAATGCCTTTGATCGACGAGGCATGTCGCTGCCGGCGGGTCGGCTGTGTCAATGCCTTGATCCACAACGCATGACTCCGAAGTACTCATTTTGCATGCTTTTATTCTATACTCCATTACAGTCTTGGTTTTCTTGAATTATGGCTGGAAATAATTTGTCTGTCGTTCTTGCATACGTGAGTAGCAGCTATACTTCCGGTTGAAAAATAACACCTCCATATACTCGTCTACTTCTGTTTGTGAGCAGTGTTGAAAAAGAATGAACCATCAGCTCACACTGCTCCTAGTAATGCGTATTTCGTTTTTAAAAAAATGGCCCCCTCTTGGTTTCTTCACTTCTTGCCACGCTCCGCCACTGCCAAACAAATGCTTTTAATCTAAGCAGCAGGCAGACATAGATAATCAAGAAAACTGACAGAACGAAGAGGTTACTAAATCCATAGTTTCAGGTTGATCAATTATCTTGATGCTTTTTGGGTGAGGTCGCATTGGATATATTCAAATGTCTAGTAGTTGTTATGCAACACACATGTAGAAGGTTCAGCCTTAACTCCCAGGGATAGTTCGAAGTCCAAGTGATGGTCACATACCTAGCCTCGTCCGACTCGACATACAGCGCCATGTTGGCCACGTCTTCCACCTCCAGCATCGTACCATTGAGTTCGCTTGGCGATGTATTCCTTTTCCACTTCCCGCCTCAGTGCATGCTCGTCGACGCCGAGGCACATCTCGTCCATTGACATCACCGTCAGTAGCGTCACGATGGAGTTCATACGCAGCCTGTTCCTCCCTGCACGTCTACAAGAGGAGAAAAAATAGAGGTTAGAGGAAGGGGAAGAGAAAGAGAGGATGAATCCAGGGGAAGGGATGCACTCACCGGAAGAGAGGAGTACCAGAGGAGGACGACCTGGCCACCGGTGCCGGAGCCGACGGCCGAAACCCTTGCCAGGGCGGGGGTAGCCGTGAGCAGCGGATCTAGTCGCATGGGACGACGCTGCGTTTCGATGGGGACCTCGGGCTATGCTTCGTGATGGCGGGATTCGCCGGACGTCGCCTGAATTAGCCGTCGCAGATGGCGAGGAGGCGTGTGAAGAGAGCTAGAGATCGGACGCGAGAGGGATGGGTGGGTGGGGGATGCGATGGATCCAGCAGCCGCCGGAGCTGCGCGGTGGGATGAGGGGAAGGGAAGGGCCGGCGGCGAGGTGGATCGGAGGAGGGAGAGGTGGCGGCGATCTGGGAGAGATGAGGGGAATCGGGGGCTCTGTTTTTTGCGTCTCTCTCTCCTTTGCTCTGTTTTCCATATGTATAGGTCATGACAAATCTGCAACCCATATGGTACATCGATAATAATGCGTATCTATTGAAAAATTTGCAACATATAGTTCAAATGTTGTAGAAATTATGTTGCTTTATAGCAGGTATCCTTGTAGtgaggaatgtcaagctgtagctccgaatatgggtccaccacctcatcaaccaagacacgagcatagcccgctggaatcgggttgcaatggaaggttgcatcgggggaatttgaaaaagcaacggcgtccgccaccttcatggatatgttcttcattttgaagtgtagctcgcagttagtgttcttcgtgatgtcatccacggggtatctatccagcactagtgcgtcgcccggggcggaacccacgctgcttctcggcatggatggggcggtggtatccaatgctgaatcatccgctagctgctgcagctgctgagaccccctttgctggctaagtgagtcgatctgctcctgttgCCGCTGGAATTTAGCGGCCAATTCCgtttgacttgcttctaggccttgaaggcgttcatagtcccgcttcctctgctcctcctccatcttcctcttcttctcctccgcaatcttctttctcgcacgggttctgtagtcggcgttccagtccgaaaacccctcataccacggaatagcgcccttgcctcgtgttcttcccgggtgttcaggatttcccaaggcacgcgtaagctcgttgttctctctgttgggctggaacacccccgatcgagcctcttctattgcaacaagtagcgcatcATCGGCTCCGTTtagacatgccttcgtcgaaacattgcctgtctttgggtccaactcccccccatgcgcatagaaccaagtcctgcacctggggggccagctcttagtaaccggagtgacacttgcatccttcatctctttctcagacttatcccacttaggcattgccaccgcgtagccacctggtcccagcttatggaacttatccttttttcggcattcttcttgtttattctcgaccgaagctaattctgaatccttaaatttcacgaaatcgtcccaatgagcactttgattctctagtatcccctcgaatactggagtcttccttcctcccttgacgtacttctcccacgtcgttctcttgtggttcttgaatgcaaccgccatcttcctaaaagcagcgtccttgactttccgcacatctgcatctgtgaaattatctggtagggtgaaatgttccatgagagtatcccaaagcagttttttttattctcgtcgacaaaagtaacatttggacgtggctttgctggctttctccattcttgaagggagatcgggagttggtccttcacaagaactccgcactgacgaacgaacttgtccgcaatcttcttaggcgctaatggttcgccattaggtttgaatgcctcgatattgtactttacgccctccttcaactttttgttcgggcctcgtttcgtccttttgcctgaagatttgctcgatccggatagctgaaagaagaaagatcgattcgttaatatatcttcaactcatttaaaacatgcgatgatcaccagattcctgcttatataaatatatatacctcgccggtgtttgttgtttcaggatcaacatgttcttcgtcgcaattcatgacttcatcttctcggtcgtcgcgatcgaatatcatatcaccctctccggtgttgtttagaaattcggagccgtcataatcttcttcattctgatcatcatctcgcccgcgtattatatcgaacatggtctgttctccctctctgttggtattgtccgccatagcttttatttaactatgccaaaagaaatataaaacaatttagtattcaaattacatcgtctctaataatagatataatctcgaatacatcgtctcgaataatagatataatctcgaatacatcgtctcgaataatagatataatctcgaatacatcgtctcgaataatagattttgataactaatattttttaatgattggattttgataactaatgTTTCTAAcattctataacatttctaacaatgctatatataactaacatttctataacatttctaatatttctataactaaaaaaaagaaaaatttctaacttttttataactatttctataactaaaaaacaaaaaaaaattctaacaattctaactttttgataactatttctataactaaaaaacagaaaaaatttctaacaattctaacttttttataactatttctataactaaaaaacagaaaaaattctaacaattctaacaattctaacatttctaactattctaacaattctaacatttctaactatttctaaaaaacagaaaaatgtctaacaatttctgaaaaacagaaatgtatgtgtgtgtgtgtgcgcgctcaccggccggcgaggcgagaggcgacggggggcgcgcggcgacggggatggcgacgggcgcggcgacgacggggacggggacgtacggtccggggcggcgacgacgacggggacggtGACGACGCGGCCGGGACGGGGCGGtggtgacgacggggacgacggggacgggacgacggggcggcgacgacggggacggggcggcgacgagggatatggagacggcgggggcggcgggcgacggtgcagaggagaagaagcagacggagagatgagaaactgacgaaattttgaagtgttttcttatatagaacccacctttagtaccggttggagccaccaaccggtactaaaggtctgttttggctagcccaagcggcgggaagcgaccccctttagtaccggttggtggctccaaccggtactaaaggcccccccttagtaccggttggtgccacgacccggtactaaagggtgtgcgctgccaggcgaggggcacaaaagtttagtcccacctcgctagccgaggggcactcgcacctgcttataagccccgccgtcgctgctgtctcgagcttctctcttaagcaggcctactgggcctacctcttctgcgatgccctgttgggcctattgggctagcgggcctgcatcctggcccaacttgaatttgggtttctagtcgtatgcaggtcgctgtggcccagtaggtgggctttttttcttattttttgctttatttatttttgtgaataacttaactttgaaaatagatttttcagtgattctttttcttatgtttaatattagtgtgttttatcattatattcaatttggtaatgcttaggttatttaaaaaatgaaatgcctttgtaacggatgagttttcgtccgaaaccctgatacttagaaacagattgtccattttgtacacaaagtgcatccagtttttgcggtaaccctctctacttttttcacatgctatgtgggtgaaattatgataccatgccaactttcatccttttctgagttcatttgaaatgcttttcaatttcaggatcatttagctgaaaaaatcagtaatgcatgaaagaatttgcttgcacataaaatttcttcgcgttttaaatgccaaaacacataactagctaccctaactattacagagattccctcctgggtgtgaaacacagaagaaaatgATGATAGTTAAgacgatcacatcccagatctttgggtgtgaaactttttcttcgcgtgtgtccttttgcgtcgtagccatggaaaatcttcatcatttaacaggatgctcgggtcaatattcactgtgaatggagcaatttcatcaaacttttcataatcttctgacttgtctgtcttgtcatccactcccacgatgtttctcttcccagaaagaactatgtgccgatgtgtcataatcacgtggcaatcatgagactttaggttttggaactttttttctgccatgtttattattccctttatattcgacgagaagccagacggtaccttaatactgagcaggcattcaaagaagatttccttctcttctttggtaagagcatagcttgcatgaccctgatgtatgccgtattttccgtgcatacgttgctggtcctcctgtgcctcaggtgtatcttttgtcttcccatacacgcccaagaagccaagcagggtcacacaaagattcttcgtcacgtgcatcacgtcgattgcggagcggacctcgaggtctttccaatagggcaggtcccaaaatatagatttcttcttccacatgggtgcgcgtccgtcagcgtcattcggaacaggttgtccactaggaccctttccaaagaccaccttcaaatccttgaccatatcatgtacatcagcaccagtacggtggcgaggcttcgtccggtgatccgcctcgcctttgaaatgcttgcctttctttcttacgggatgcctgctcggaagaaatcgacgatgtcccaggtacacattcttattagccaaatatatactgtctgtatcgtccaaacagtgcgtgcatgcacggtatcccttgtttgtctatcctgaaaggttactgagagcaggccaatcattgatggtcacgaacaacaacgcttttaggtcaaattcttcccccatgtgctcatcccacgcacgtgcacctgttccattccacagttgtaagagttcttcaactaatggccttaggtacacatcaatgtcgttgtcgggttgcttagggccttggatgagcactggcatcataatgaacttccgcttcatgcacaaccaagaaggaaggttatacaaacatagagtcacaggccaggtgctatggttgctgctctgctccccaaaaggattaatgccatctgcgcttagaccaaaccatacgctccttgcgtcatctgcaaactcctttccgtactttctttcgatttttctccactgcgacccgtcagcgggtactctcaactttccgtctttcttacagtcttctctgtgccatcgcatcgccttggcatgctctttgttttggaacaaacatttcaaccgtggtattataggagcataccacatcatcttggcaggaatcttcttcttggggcgccggccctcgacatcaccagggtcatcgcggctgagcttatagcgcaatgcaccacataccgggcaagcgttcaaatcctcgtactcaccgcggtagaggatgcaatcattagggcatgcatgtatcttctgcacctctaaccctagagggcagacaaccttctttgcttcgtacgtactctcgggcaattcgttgtcctttggaagcatatcctttatcattactagcaactttccaaatcccttgtcagatacaccattctctgccttccattgcagcaattccagtgtggtgcccagctttttcttgtcacctacgcaatttgggtacaacaattttttgtgatcctctaacatgcgctgcaacatcttcttctccaaatcacttgcgcagtttctctttgcatcggcaatggcctgacctagatcatcaacgggctcatctgatgcctcttcttcagcttcttcccgcattaccggctcagcttcttcccccattgttgtatcatcgtattcagggaacccatggccaggatagatgtcgtcgtcccattcttcttcattgtcttccatcataaccctatttctccgtgcttggtccaaacattataatggggcatgaaaccggacttaaacaggtggacgtgaatggttcttgacgtagagtaattgtgaccattcttacagcgagcacatggacaaggcataaaaccatccgcccgcttgtttgcctcagccgcaagcagaaaagtatgcacgccctcagcgaactggggagagcatcggtcatcgtacatccattgccggctcatcttcattacacaacaccgaatagaccaaattaatacaagttcatacataaagttcatacaacacttaaatgcaacaaacaaataactctctaactaaagcatttaaatgcaacaacaaatacgatcaagatcgcaactaaggtaacaatggatccaacagcataataataccaagcctcattatcgatggcatattttctaatctttctaatcttcaagcgcattttctccatcttcatcttgtgatcatcgacgacatcggcaacatgcaactccaattccatcttctccccctcaattcttttcaatttttctttcaagtactcgttttctctttcaactaaatttaacctctcggcaatagggtcggttggaatttctggttcacatacctcctagaaaaaatttctatgtcaacttgatgggcataatttgtcataaacacgaaatgcaactagttttaaaagagaatatacataccacatccgaatcataacaaggactaaggccgacggggacggattcaaaaccatggcactatatgtataacaaacaacgtacgggtaagataattatacgagtaactatatatccaaatcacacaaacatcaatttttatataaaatttcatgaactagaggctcaccacaaggtggtgccggcgacgggacggtgcgggcgatcgacggtggctatgatggagatttagaaggcactaagtaaaccacacctacatatgcaaactaaatgttatttttgacctcaaattgcatataaatcaaatactagcacatatatatatatcctcctaaattactaaactcacaaattaatcactatataaagcattgcaagagctaatctagcaatgagagatgaaatgacaaagttgctaacctttgtggtcatttaatggatgggggccttcaaatcttgacaaattttgggcaaaatgtgtgatgagctcgagaggaagaggggaagaacagagaggagaggggaaaggggaagaacagagtgagctcgggtggacgaagggtctatgtaggacgacctttagtaccggttcgtgccaagaaccggtactaaaggggctgaaGGGGCAcctgtctgacaacatcctgccaccactctcattagtaccggttcgtggcacgaaccggtgctaaaggttcgccacgaaccgatattaatgaaagcggcccggctagccgttggaaccggcactaatgtatacattagtgccggctcaaatacaaaccggcactaatgtgcttcacgtttgaccctttttctact is from Triticum aestivum cultivar Chinese Spring chromosome 3A, IWGSC CS RefSeq v2.1, whole genome shotgun sequence and encodes:
- the LOC123059971 gene encoding uncharacterized protein isoform X1 → MRLDPLLTATPALARVSAVGSGTGGQVVLLWYSSLPTCREEQAAYELHRDATDGDVNGRDVPRRRRACTEAGSGKGIHRQANSMVRCWRWKTWPTWRCMSSRTRLGQHQGYEAKDQTKVFAMFVLQLSNYSKDIWLIIWLRGKNTAMMMMVFYCSGS
- the LOC123059971 gene encoding uncharacterized protein isoform X2; the encoded protein is MRLDPLLTATPALARVSAVGSGTGGQVVLLWYSSLPTCREEQAAYELHRDATDGDVNGRDVPRRRRACTEAGSGKGIHRQANSMVRCWRWKTWPTWRCMSSRTRLGSGACRPVGAKRWSAREVFEEMPERGGRRLMLTGSSQTVQSQD